The DNA sequence taatggttgtgtagaaaacgGCATTTCTGCAAGTATCATGCAACctgcaacacctactgaaattccctctttctacataaccattaaaggtagaAGCGCCCTCTtctgttttcattctggcaagCCTAGAGACAACTAAGGGCCATGTTTAAAGGAGCAGGGCACTTTTACATTTAAATGATCTGaaatccccctcccccctgcTTCAATTTTGGATTAGAGATAAGGGCAACATTTCCCTGCAACCTGCTGAAGAATGACTGCCTTTCTTTAGGGCTCAGCACAGGGAAATTCCACATCTTATTTCTAATCAGTGACTGGAGATAGGCACAGCACTGAAGGGGAAAAGGGTGGGCCCTGCACACTGATAAAATGGGGAACTCTGGATGGACAGGTTTGGCCCATGGGTCAGAAGCGTCTAACGTGTGCTTTAGTCAGGCTTATGAGGCACTTACTGGGACAGGAACCATGGTGCTATGATAGTAAAcctctttatttatataaatgcAGCCTTTGTTCATATGCTCATTTTTGAATTGCAATTCCTTCCCAGAACTGGAGAAAATCACACTTTCCATCTCACAGTCCTGCCTTAAATGTTTCATCCATCCACTTAAAATCCTCCAGTTTAATTGGAATAGTTAGCCCTTCCTGAGCTGCTTAAAAACTGTTTTCACAGCATGGCTGCACCCAGCCAAAAAGTAATGCCCACAAAGGAAAGTGCCATCTATGGTAGAGGAAAGTATGTTTCTTTGTTTActgattcagagacatagccatgtcaatctggaatatcagtatgcaaagagaatcgtgtagcacctttgagacttgggGGCTTGATAGACGGGACAGTCTTACCACCCGTTTCTGCCCCTgacggaggctgcagcaacccAATGGCACAGCCTCCAGGAGTACTAAAAAGAACTCGCTccgtgggttctttttgtgctgcgcAGGGGACGTCATTATGCCCTCATGCACACCGATGACATGCGTGCGACGCCATTTGGACGCTGTGCAGGAGTATGGCATCAtagcagcccccatgtggatgaggCAAACCATGATGGTGCTGGCAGCATGCaatagggcttgggagcgtgcagatgttctgctctcccaagccctagaaATGGCCCCAGGTTGGCACATAGCACCAGCCTGTACCAGGCCTAACAATACAAAAAAGTTGTACTTTAAGCTACAGATGCAACtaaagaagtagaccaagtctatgaaagcttatgctacgacttctttcacacagtctcaaaggtgctaatagatccctttgcatagttaTATTTACTAATTGTGTATATAACAGTGCtaagaaatacagttgtccctctataTTTGTGGGGGCTAGGGGTGAACGACCCctgcaaatatggaaaaatagTAAATAACCTCTCCCTCCATGAGTGGGTCTGTGCAGGACCCTTCCCGGCCCCTGCCATGCTTGAATCACCTGATCCAGGCATGGCAAGGATGGAGAAAAACCAAGCATGATCCAGGCATAGCAGGGGTTCGGAGGGGACCTATGGGGGTCTTTCTCCACCTCTGCATGCCTGGATCACCTGATCTGGGCATCGGAGGGGAGATAGAAGGAACCACTGGAGTTCTCTCCTGATTCCTCCAATGCCTGGATCAACTGTTCCAGGCATGTGAATGGTCAGGAGAgacctcacaaataatcaaattagCGAATTCCAAGTTTGTGAATTAGGAGAGACGACTGTACAGAATTTTATAGCCTTGTAGCGTTTAGACCAATTTTACTGTTGTGGAATTTCCCAGCATGGCAGATGTTAGAAGTATTTTTAATAGTCAGAATcaactttttaaacaaatgatctagAAGCCACATGAGCGGAGCCCGCCTCTGCAGACACAGAAGCTCTGCTTGAAACAGATTACATGCAAAACTGTCCTACATGAGTCAGTCCACTGGGCTATCTCAGGGATGGACACACTCCTGATCTGCATGATGTACTTTTTGAAAAACTAGAACCATAAGATCCACGAACCAAAGACGttacaaaagaaacaaacacttATAAACAAAGATTTATAAGCCCAGAAATTTGTTCTGAGTACCAAGAACTGAACAGAGCTCTTAGTCAGTTCATTCTTGGTATCACTTATAACTGAATTTATGACCCTGTTACAAAAGGTGCATTTCTCCATAAACAACCATCTGTGGGGAAAGCCTATTCATCTGTCCTCATATAGGACTACAGTGCTTTCACCAGTATCAAGCCACAGTGTGTGACCACAGATGATCCAACCTGGAGACCTTTAACTCTTGGTCTGTGCCTGGCCTTTTAAATTCTCTCTGGCAAGAACAACAGCCTAGTGCCAGACCACATCTTTTGCATGTGAAAAGTCCAAGGTTCAAACCCTGGTGATCCTTTGGGTTGTATAAGTCACTTGCAGAAAGAGTTAGGGCCAGCCTGCAGACTGGGGGTGGGCAATTGAAAAtaaggcagtggggggggggggaggcattcaTGGGGCTGTTGACTTGCACAGTCAACATGACACTGCCAGTTTTATTTTTGGCTGATTTGAAGGACATACAGTTTGGGGTATGTAGGGAGACCTGAGGGCTGTGTTGGCaaaactgctgcattttgcagtagTATTAATTAGTTGGGGTGGTGGGAGGGTGATGGTGGAATTGCTAGCTTTTTAATTGTGTGGAATCTGGGGGCTTTAGGGGCCAGAGATTGCAACCCCAAGGTATGTGTGAAGCTCACAGGCCACCTTTTGATCACCTCTGCTGTAGAAATAACTGATTTAAATGAACCAATGGTCTGACTGAATATAATGTAACTCTCTACACTTGTTCGGTTCAGAGTCAGTAATCTTAAATGTAAATATTTATGGTTTCCTATCAATTGAAGAATACAGATGGTTTCCTTCCATTTCACAGAGGACATGATTTGCCTGATAACTACCACCAGCCCTTGCTTATGGTTTCAATTATTAAATTTTccatggggaaaatgtaggattAGACAGGAAAACTGTGacaataaaattcaattaaaaatacaaaatgaaatataatataaGTTCTTGTGCTTCAGTTCTAACACAACACAACTCATGAATGCTTCCTAAGAACAAGGAATGATTCATATTGTCTTTAAAAGAGTAAACATATTTAGCTTAATGTTTAAGCAATTTGTAACATACTTTCTCAGGATGAAAAAATGAACAACTCTCTTACCTAATTTTAATTCAGTCAGTGGCGTGActtgggttggtgtcacctggtgcaataactcatggtgtcacacctcGTGACTTTCTCCCATAATACATCATACAAAATCCTTAATAATATtttctgtactaatgttactcttaAATTGGAATTACCATACTGTATatgactgaatgtaatggcaatagttgtaacataaacaactagcaaattgaaaattatacctttaaattatggtatcatacacacagcctaaatgtatttacatgcacatagtttcatgtgattaaagtgaaagtttaaagaaaattttataagaattttaaaaattaaaatctttttttccattttatttaattctttttttaaaaaactgaggcctctcttttttttcttcacactgagcctcaccccactcaccccaccTCATCTGCtcagctccagcattttaaagggatgcagacaaACCTCAtagcttgtttctgccaaaaggcaaatatttggggagcagtggtatcacccccccctcaaaatgtcacctggtgcagcctgcacccTCCTAGTGAATTTACTATGTTTCAACGGCTACAATCAAGTAgaatgtctttttattttggaAGTAGCCAATAAGAAAtggaagatttttatttagaattgGACACCCTGGTATTTCAGAAATTTAAGTGTAAACTTAGCAGCCATGCTGTAAAAGACATGCAGAATTTTCCTAGAAAGTAACAGAGCTTGAAAATTACAACTTCTCAGCCAGAATTATGAGAGCTGTCATCCCAATAAAGTTTTCAGGACACTGAAAAGGAGGTTTAATTCAACCAAGACCAATTTTAGCTGATAGGAGAGTTAAAACTGCCATGGAGAGAAAAATGCATAGGAGCTAACAGGAACCAGTAGGCAAAAGAGAGAACCCCCAACATCCTTTGCCCATAGATATTGAACTGTACTCTAAGGGAAACAAGAACTTGTAACATGGAGGCTTCTGAGCCTCCTCTCTTCACTTGTAGAACTGAATGCCTATTGATAATCTGCCCTCAAAACTGACAGGATCTTTTGCAGCAATAGGGGAAGTAAACTAATTCATACATGGGGGAAATTCTCCCCCAGTTTTCTATAGACTGGAATATATCACACCCACAATATCACCAGATTTCCAACCAAAGCTCTTTTTTACCCAGCACTTTGGCTCAGAACAACCAAGCTATTACTGATAAAGGATTCTCTTTACTTTTGATTAATTATTGCTATCAGAGAACTAAAGATAGCAGATATCTATCCCGTTCTGACCAGGACAGAGGGCAGGGCTTCAAGAGAAAATACGAGTATCCTGACTCTGAGCTGAAGGTCTTCCCTTCTTGGACCTGAAGTGATGTTAGTGCCACAAGCCAGTTACAAAAGAGAACAGCACAACACGCACACACCAGTATGCACAGGAATACACTGAGATCTGCTGATTATAAAGAGGGCATGGTGTAgggtgccatcagtatgctgataacacTCAGCTCTGGTTCTTCTTTTCATTATCATCAGCTGGGGCTGCGCAGGTGCTGGACcagtgcctggatgctgtaatggtctggatgagggccAATAAGCTGATTCTGATAAGATGGAGGTTCTGCAGATTGGTGCTGGGGTCCAAACAACCTGTTCTGAATAAGGTTGCACTCCACCGAAGGAGCAAGTGCGTATCTTGGGAATACAGCGTGCTTGCGTCATACGTAGGCGTGCCATACAAAGCTTTAACCTTACACGGATGGTGTGCAATAATGGTGCAgccccacaccacaccacacacagaaGCGCATGGCCACTGTTTTAAacagggcttgagcatatgcgtttTTTCCTTTATGTGGGATGGTGTCTGAAATGGATCCCTCATGTATGGAAAGGGCATTCTATCGACAATTCTATTTACAAACATTCCAAAAGCCTGACACTGTTAGGACATTTAAGGTGTTAGGATTATATTTCAGAATTCCTTGGGGCCAGAATCAAATCTGTAGAAGGTAGACCTGGGTAGACAAAATATTAGTTTCCTAGTTAACAATCCAGGACACTGAATTCATGAACTGATAAGATCAAAAATACCTGAAACAGAAAAGTTTTCAATGTTTTCCAAGGAACGTTTTAAAAAGGTAAGTGCTTGGATTGGGAACATGTCCTCCACAAAAGGAAGGGTTCCATTACCTATTTGGGGGGATCCACATTCCCTGTACACCACTGCTGATAATACACCAGGGGCTACTATAGGGCAGGTCATGTGCTGAAATACTGATCCAGCCTGCTGACTGCAACTTGGAACTCTGAGTATAGCATCAATTTCCAGGCTAAGGTTGATGCCTGCAATGTGCCTGCAGCCCAATGATGCTCCAGAGGCAAACAAGAGTATTCCTTCTCAAAGTGGTGGCCTCACTGAACAAAAGTGTAAAACatacagaaagaaaagcagcatTCTTATCTGTGGAATTTTAAAAGAGCAGGATGAAAGTCTGAGGGACAGCTTAACCCTTCTGTCAAAACAGTAAATCTGGATGCTACAAATGCTGCAACTCCACCAACCCCCATCACTGGCTACATTGGCTAGGGCaaatgggagatgtagtccagcaacatctggaaggctatacATTGCACATCCTACGCCAGAGAAGCCAGTGGTGTATGATGGGATATTTATGTTGTGgagctacagttggccctccacattcgcaggTTTGACATTCGCAGTTTTGGTTCTTCACAAATGTTAAACCAGAAGCCCCTTCAACCCCAGAAAGGCTTGAGAGACATTTCTCCCAAGACTTTTCAGGATGGCAAGGGCCAGAGGAAGGGAGCGCTTCATTCTCCAAAACCCTGCCGCCCTGGAAATGGCTGCCGTGTGCAGTGAGGTGTTATtcgtggtttttccacattttcaGAGGGCTTGCTCCCCTAACctccgcaaatgtggaaggcagaATGTATTTAGATGAACTAATTCATTTGAATAgactaggaaaaaaaatcaccacaATACTCCCTCCTTTCTTATCGTATATACTACTCATCCAGCTGGGATTTCTCCAGAACTATTACACTACAGTTCTATAAACTTATCAGTAGTGCCATATAGGCATTCTTTGCCAGATATGTGAAGCTACATGAAGGTCAGGCAGCTGCTGTTCTCCCCCTGTATACTCTGAACTGTTGCACTCAGGCATAACATTTTTCTGTTGACCTCTGTATGGCACCTCAATCTTGTCTAATCAtggaaactaagtagggtcaggtctggttagtgcttggatggaagactgccataAGAGATCTCCAGATAGGTCTAGGAAAGAATCCtacctgaaaccctggagaatgACTGCTGGTTAGAGGGATCAGTGCTGGGTTCTATCTGTCTCAATACTGTATAAGGCAGCTTTGTATGAATATTTGGGGAAAATGTACACAAATTAAAAAGGACCTCGTCTGCCTTTTAAATGAAACAGACCATTAACAGAAATTCCAACCCTCCAAACTACTCAAGGTTCCCTTAAAAATGAAGTATCTTAAGCAGAACAGAGGCTCAACTGGGTAGCCTCCAAGCGTGCAAGCTTGTCATCTCAAGTGATAAAACTAAGCCAGGATCAAACAAAGAGATGATTATAAAAATGAAACTCTCCATGTAAAACTGTCAATCTACACCCCATATGTAGCACAGCAGTGATCAAGTTCAAGGCCTCTGGTTGGAGAAACTGGCCTGTCAAGTACAACCACTGAGAGGCAGCACATATTTCAGAAAACAAGGGCCTTCCTAATAGGCAAGGTGGGGCAGCTGCTTTGGGCAGTAGATTCCATGGATGGCCACCTCTAGCCTCCCATCTGTATCTGTGCATAAGTAAAAACAAGCAGCAGGGTATGTAATCATCAGGGGAATTACATAATATTGACTTCTTGTCTTGAGTGTGAAGATGTCAGAGGCCAATATAACATCATAGCATCCAATCATTCAGAAAAAAGCTACTTCACTCTCATCTAGTTGTATTAAATGCTGACTATCACAACACCATTTTGCTCTTTAAAGCTTCCAGGATTGCCAACACAAGCATTTATTGAAGATGATGAATATGATTATAATAGTAAAATAACAGTAAGCATTAGCAATAGAATGAAATAAACTCTTTAAAACTTACCTGCTGCAAAAGGCATCTTATAAGGGTAGCCATTCCGCCCTGTATGCACACTACCAATTCTGCTTTCTGGTACATGCATAACTCCACAGAGGCTGTAACTATTAATTGCCGGTCCTTCTCCACAACAGTATGGAGAATTACACCAGTGAAATGGCTGAAACGAGGGGTCAGACGTTAAAGAACCTGGAGATACCAAGAGCCCGTCACAGCCTGTTGCCTCAGACAGTTCATCCTTCGGGTAAACTGAGCAATGAGTGTAAGTATTGTATCCACTTTGGCCATAATAAACATAAAATCCATTCAATGGAGTCAAGTCTGACGATTCATAGAGACAGCCACAATCTGGATGGTTTCCCGGCACAGGCAAAGGATGGAACTGAGGTACTGGGAAGGAAGGCTGATGAAATTCCTGTTTGGGAGTTGGAGATTTCTCTCCAGGCCTTCCATATTCAGGCTTCATGGAAGCTTGACCACCCATTAGCAAAGGCAGCCTGTGAAAGAAGCCCTCTGTGCCTTCACAAGAGTTAGGTAATGGTTCATAATTGATAGATTCTGTTTTTCCATAGATTCTAGGGGGATCCTGATGGATTACTTTTCTACATGCACCCTCAGTGCCTCCCTGCCAACTATGCTGACCATCTGTATTTATAGTGAACATTTCCTTTTTGGATTTAACACAGTTTTTCCCATTGGCTTTGGCCCACTTAAGCTTTGATTTGGAACTGTGGTTCTCAGGCTTGCTTTCTCCAGCTGATTTACTCCGTGGCTTTAGCGGCTGGTCTTTTTCATGAGTCAGTTTCAGAAACGCTGCAGCATTAAGACTGGCCAACCTCTTTGGAGCAGGGTGGTAGGAAATCCCATCATCCTCCCGTCTCTTCCCTTCAAAGACATCATCCAATGACTGGTCACCAGGAGCAGACTTAGAACCTGATCTGTTTTGTCTCTTTCCCTTCGCTGTTTTAGAACTTTGCTTTTCCGTCACGGGCCAAGTGCCCTGAGATTTGCAACATGTGCTCTTAGTGCAACAAACTCCACTGACTTTGGGGGGATCTTTGCGAAAACGTCTGCCAGATAATAAGCCTTCATCCCGTTCAAAAAGCAGGTTGTTGACAGCTTCAGCATTCAGGGATGCTAGCCTTCGTTTCCTGGGTTCTGAGAGACAGGCACCGTGCCCTTCTTGCTTGGTTTCTGAACAGGATATTGTGCATTTTCCCCCAGGAGAATCTGGTTTCCTTGCACTCACCACCTGAACTGATTCTGGAAAGCAGACAGACCTGAGGTCATCCATACAATGGGCAAAACCGCTTTTCATCCCACTCTGGGTTTCCTCTGACAACGATGTGGCAACATCCTCTAGTCTAGTGAGGAGCACTGAGCatgtttttttatccacagatgaGCTGAGACGTTTCCTCAATGGGTACGTCTTTCTGAGTTCCCGTGAATTCCTGCTTTTATTCACGCCTGCAAATCTGCTCTGGCAGTTTTGCCCCTTAGTGCCATTTCCTTGCTCACTATCCTCCGTCTCAGTCCTATCC is a window from the Sceloporus undulatus isolate JIND9_A2432 ecotype Alabama chromosome 1, SceUnd_v1.1, whole genome shotgun sequence genome containing:
- the BAHD1 gene encoding bromo adjacent homology domain-containing 1 protein, whose translation is MTHARKKQLLLLKHSAGSAGQALSPIDGERMDRTETEDSEQGNGTKGQNCQSRFAGVNKSRNSRELRKTYPLRKRLSSSVDKKTCSVLLTRLEDVATSLSEETQSGMKSGFAHCMDDLRSVCFPESVQVVSARKPDSPGGKCTISCSETKQEGHGACLSEPRKRRLASLNAEAVNNLLFERDEGLLSGRRFRKDPPKVSGVCCTKSTCCKSQGTWPVTEKQSSKTAKGKRQNRSGSKSAPGDQSLDDVFEGKRREDDGISYHPAPKRLASLNAAAFLKLTHEKDQPLKPRSKSAGESKPENHSSKSKLKWAKANGKNCVKSKKEMFTINTDGQHSWQGGTEGACRKVIHQDPPRIYGKTESINYEPLPNSCEGTEGFFHRLPLLMGGQASMKPEYGRPGEKSPTPKQEFHQPSFPVPQFHPLPVPGNHPDCGCLYESSDLTPLNGFYVYYGQSGYNTYTHCSVYPKDELSEATGCDGLLVSPGSLTSDPSFQPFHWCNSPYCCGEGPAINSYSLCGVMHVPESRIGSVHTGRNGYPYKMPFAADSCKSLDQLSLTIPVAGHPVSPAHPLSGCPVPSVPPAAEPVPHLQTPNSEPQTMARECPQSSKPPSGSKSGLRNTTSCLHASDSKTVGGHSHPKQQRINRRRATNGWIPIGAASEKAVYVVNEPEPAVRKSYQAVERDGEIIRVRDTVLLKSGPRKKSMPYVAKISALWEDPKTGELMMSLLWYYRPEHTQGGRNPSMHQNEIFASRHQDENSVACIEEKCYVLTFAEYCRFCALAKRRVEGIPGKKTVMVPPSEEYSTPPHRKVPEDTDPELVFLCRHVYDFRHGRILKNPQ